CGCGGAATGCGGCGGAGTCCTTCATGACGGCGTAGCGCATGCGCAGTTGCAGGGCGGCGGCGTCAACGGGCCTGTCCTCCGGGGGCGTTGCGGCGGGGTCCATGCCCCGCGCGGTTGCGGCCACCCACACGCATATCAGCAGGATATGAAGGACGGCGTTTGTTCCGGTCATTGCCCGTTTACCTTTTTATAACACGAAGCGTGCGCATCTTTTCCTGCTCTTGCTCTTGCTCTAAATCACTATACGAGTCTTGCCTTCCGTGCTCCGCAGCCTCTTCTCAGGCTCCCCGTGTGTGTTCGGTCCTCTTGGACAGCAGTGTTTCTGTAACCTATGCTGAAACAAGAGTAGAGCAAGAGCAAGAGCGGGAGCAAGAGCAAGAAAAAACGAATGCCCCCGCTCCATGCAGCCAAACAATCACAACCTTTTCAACGCGCCGGGCAGTCTTCCACCGGCTTTTTCCAGCAACGCTTCCGCGTCCCCGATGGAAAGATTTCCCGCCGCCGTCAACACGGCCACGGGGATTCGCCATCCGGCGCGCTCCAGATGAATTGTGGCGGTTTTCTCCCCCACGCCCGACAGGGCGGCGACAATGCGCGCGGCGCGCCCGCGCAGTTTGGCGTTGGTGGGGCGCATCTCCACCATCAACCCCCGGTGCACATAACCCGCCAGCGTCATCGCGCCGGTGGTCATCATGTTCAGGACCATTTTGGTGGCCGTGCCCGCCTTGAGACGGGTCGAGCCCGCCAGGGCCTCCGGGCCGGTGTTGACGGCGATGGTGATGTCCGCCGCAATGGACGGGGACGGGTTGCAGGAGACCAGCACGGTGGTTGCGCCGCATTTCTTGGCGTGCTCCAGCATCCCCGCCACATAGGGCGTGCTCCCCGAGGCGGCGATGCCCGCCACGACATCCCTTGCGTCCGGGGACAGCGCGGCCAAATCGCGCGCGCCCGCGTCCCGGTCATCCTCCTCCCCCTCGACGCTCTCGCGCAGGGCGCGGTCTCCTCCGGCCATGATGCCCACGACACGCTCCGGGGGCACGCCAAAGGTCGGCGGGCATTCCGAGGCGTCGAGCACGCCCAGCCTTCCGCTGGTGCCCGCACCGGCGTAGATGAGCCGTCCCCCCGCGCGCAGCGCCGTTGCGGCGGCCTCCACGGCGCGGGCTATGTGGTCCGCGCAGGCGGCGACGGCGGGCGCGACCCCCTCATCCATGCGGTTCATGAGCCGGACAATCCCCAAGGCGTCCAGTTCGTCCAGGAAGGGGCCGTCCGCGCGGTGACGCTCCGTCATGGGCAGGTCGGGCGTTGGCGGTTTATCCATTGCGGACACCGGAGACCATTCGGAGGCCCAGTCCGGGGTTTGGTCCAAATTTCTTGCCCATGCGGCCACCGCCGCATGGCCCGTGAGGGGGCAGGGCATGAACTGCGCCTCGGCGTACTGGTCCACCGACTGCCGGAAGGCCTTTTGAAAGAGCGCGCATTCCACCAGCAGGGAGCCGTGCATGAACACCCGGAAGCCCGTGTCCAAATCGAGACGCTCCGCCGCCGCCACCA
Above is a window of Candidatus Hydrogenedentota bacterium DNA encoding:
- the murQ gene encoding N-acetylmuramic acid 6-phosphate etherase; the protein is MNAKFSMPILAIEGGATRTRAGFYQADGSLAAEAESGPANPVAYGVEATADTLTALAKRLLPGGDPPLLVCAGLAGAADPAVRRVLAERLGRRLDARRALVTTDLHPLLAANAGPGAGVLAISGTGSGVLAKNMRGRMLRAGARGAVFGDEGSAYRLAVDGLRAAAAMADGLGPDTELLALLPAAAGLADFEQFPEWSAKAEKRAVAALARVVTGAAEAGDFVAAACVEEQARRLAAQVVAAAERLDLDTGFRVFMHGSLLVECALFQKAFRQSVDQYAEAQFMPCPLTGHAAVAAWARNLDQTPDWASEWSPVSAMDKPPTPDLPMTERHRADGPFLDELDALGIVRLMNRMDEGVAPAVAACADHIARAVEAAATALRAGGRLIYAGAGTSGRLGVLDASECPPTFGVPPERVVGIMAGGDRALRESVEGEEDDRDAGARDLAALSPDARDVVAGIAASGSTPYVAGMLEHAKKCGATTVLVSCNPSPSIAADITIAVNTGPEALAGSTRLKAGTATKMVLNMMTTGAMTLAGYVHRGLMVEMRPTNAKLRGRAARIVAALSGVGEKTATIHLERAGWRIPVAVLTAAGNLSIGDAEALLEKAGGRLPGALKRL